One region of Esox lucius isolate fEsoLuc1 chromosome 17, fEsoLuc1.pri, whole genome shotgun sequence genomic DNA includes:
- the LOC105028131 gene encoding inter-alpha-trypsin inhibitor heavy chain H3 isoform X7 — protein MMERVAVRVGLLGLLFACVTSAPTNVNRDWDIYSFHINSTVTSRYATTVITSRVANRIDQSKEIEFHVKIPKNAFISKFRMTIEGKTYDGVVKQKEEAQQQYTQAVSRGQSAGIVSSVGRTLEEFKTSVTVAALSKVTFELTYEELLKRRLGKYELLIHARPMQPVADFKIDVYINEHPGINILEIKGGLSTKELANAISKTQTSTEAWVHFYPSKEQQSQCDSCGEEGLNGDLVIVYDVHRKKSIGDLKKSDGYFVHHFAPSDLPRIPKNVVFVIDQSGSMYGRKIQQTREALLKILGDLAEDDHFGLITFDSSVSPWKEELLPANQKNLEAAKTFVQNIRERGATDINAAVLRGTDMLNRHLREGTASLLILLTDGDPTTGETNLETIHKNIKEAIDKKFPLYCLGFGMDVNFEFLEKMALENNGVGRRIYEDSDAALQLQGFYEEVATPLLTDVQMVYLGGANLTQANFSQYYNGSEIVVAGQITDNNIEEFTAEVIAISKSNKVTYSETIPTEEPITARSDSNLQRLWAYLTVKQLLDKEVQLSGNEKETVKKKILDLCLKYGFVTPLTSMVVTKPQGEESQVAHKPKEGETPTESKQNAQINFSQHTDYMDYDFPHNPTEITIKVSPLIRFLLPAEGQALPLCYDIPVGLSLRLLKDPNNDCSMNGQLGQSDNAGYQKIVLHYRSDQHIDFDTTGITFNNGQNATYFSWSVNINIEKDSVSLILRDKEMDVTMGSTRVIIMLYERDGKVFLWPVLRQRPTGDNISGIMARPPVVYEEVQGTTIKLKIQDKEVDVSRASTVDLSVRSAPTVTCWLTPLQSALQGELADFTVSQL, from the exons ATGATGGAGAGAGTTGCAGTGCGAGTTGGCCTCCTTGGGCTGCTGTTCGCCTGCGTTACTTCAGCACCAACCAATGTG AACAGGGACTGGGACATCTACAGCTTCCACATCAACTCCACAGTGACCAGTCGCTATGCAACCACTGTCATCACCAGTCGAGTGGCCAATCGGATCGACCAGTCAAAGGAAATTGAATTCCATGTCAAGATTCCCAAGAATGCCTTCATCAGTAAATTCAGaat gACCATTGAGGGAAAGACATATGATGGGGTTGTGAAACAGAAGGAGGAGGCCCAGCAGCAGTACACTCAGGCAGTGTCTCGTGGACAAAGTGCTGGTatagtcag TTCTGTGGGGAGGACCCTTGAGGAGTTTAAGACATCTGTGACTGTGGCTGCACTCAGTAAGGTGACCTTTGAACTCACATATGAGGAGCTGCTGAAACGTCGCCTGGGAAAGTATGAACTCTTGATCCACGCTCGACCCATGCAGCCTGTTGCTGATTTCAag ATTGATGTGTACATCAATGAACACCCAGGTATTAACATCCTGGAGATTAAAGGAGGGCTGAGCACCAAAGAGCTGGCTAATGCCATCTCCAAAACACAGACTTCAACTGAG GCTTGGGTCCATTTCTACCCCAGTAAGGAACAGCAGAGTCAGTGTGACAGCTGTGGAGAGGAGGGCCTGAACGGAGACCTGGTCATTGTCTATGACGTCCACAGGAAAAAGTCCATAGGAGACCTCAAG AAGTCAGATGGGTATTTTGTCCATCACTTTGCTCCCAGTGATCTACCACGCATTCCAAAGAATGTGGTCTTCGTCATCGATCAAAGTGGCTCCATGTATGGCAGGAAAATTCAGCAG ACCCGTGAGGCTTTGTTGAAGATCCTGGGAGACCTGGCGGAGGACGACCACTTCGGCCTGATTACATTTGACAGCTCAGTGTCTCCCTGGAAGGAAGAACTGCTTCCTGCCAATCAGAAAAACCTGGAGGCTGCCAAGACATTTGTACAAAATattagagagagaggag CCACTGACATCAATGCTGCGGTGTTGAGGGGCACAGACATGCTGAACCGACACCTCCGAGAGGGAACAGCCTCTCTCCTCATACTGCTCACTGATGGAGACCCAACCACag GTGAGACCAACCTGGAAACTATCCACAAGAACATAAAAGAAGCCATTGATAAGAAATTTCCGCTCTACTGTCTCGGTTTTGGAATGGATGTTAACTTTGAGTTCCTGGAGAAGATGGCGCTGGAAAACAACGGTGTGGGACGCAGAATATATGAGGACTCTGATGCTGCTCTGCAGCTGCAG GGCTTTTATGAAGAGGTGGCCACACCCCTACTGACAGATGTACAGATGGTGTATCTGGGTGGGGCTAACCTGACCCAGGCCAACTTCAGCCAATACTACAACGGCTCTGAGATTGTGGTAGCTGGCCAGATCACTGACAACAACATTGAGGAGTTCACAGCAGAGGTCATTGCCATATCG AAAAGCAACAAGGTGACGTACTCAGAGACAATACCAACAGAGGAGCCCATTACAGCCAGGTCAGACAGCAACCTTCAGAGGCTGTGGGCCTACCTGACTGTGAAGCAACTACTGGACAAAGA GGTGCAGTTGAGCGGTAATGAGAAAGAGACGGTTAAGAAGAAGATCCTGGATCTTTGTCTGAAGTACGGCTTTGTGACTCCTCTCACCTCCATGGTGGTCACCAAACCCCAGGGGGAGGAGTCCCAGGTGGCCCATAAGCCAAAGGAGGGAGAGACGCCCACCGAGTCAAAGCAAAACGCCCAAATAAATTTCAGCCAACACA CTGACTATATGGATTACGACTTTCCACATAATCCAACTGAAATTACTATAAAAG tAAGTCCTCTTATTAGGTTCCTGTTGCCAGCTGAGGGTCAGGCCCTTCCACTGTGCTATGACATCCCTGTAGGTCTCTCACTCAGACTCCTAAAGGACCCCAACAACG ATTGTTCTATGAATGGTCAGCTTGGACAGTCAGACAATGCAGGCTATCAAAAGATTGTTCTCCATTACAGAAGTGATCAACATATTGATTTTGACACTACTGGCATCACCTTCAACAATGGACAGAATGCCACATATTTCTCCTGGAGTGTGAATATCAACATTGAAAAAGACAG TGTGTCTCTGATTCTACGGGACAAAGAGATGGACGTCACCATGGGGTCAACACGGGTCATCATCATGCTCTATGAGAGGGATGGAAAGGTGTTCCTGTGGCCCGTCCTGAGGCAGCGGCCAACAGGGGACAACATTTCTGGGATCATGG CCCGTCCACCTGTTGTCTATGAGGAAGTCCAGGGAACAACAATAAAACTTAAGATTCAGGACAAAGAAGTAGACGTCTCCAG ggcCTCTACTGTGGATCTCAGTGTTCGTTCTGCCCCCACCGTGACATGCTGGTTGACTCCACTTCAGTCTGCCCTACAGGGGGAGCTAGCTGACTTCACTGTATCGCAACTCTAA
- the LOC105028131 gene encoding inter-alpha-trypsin inhibitor heavy chain H3 isoform X3, protein MMERVAVRVGLLGLLFACVTSAPTNVNRDWDIYSFHINSTVTSRYATTVITSRVANRIDQSKEIEFHVKIPKNAFISKFRMTIEGKTYDGVVKQKEEAQQQYTQAVSRGQSAGIVSSVGRTLEEFKTSVTVAALSKVTFELTYEELLKRRLGKYELLIHARPMQPVADFKIDVYINEHPGINILEIKGGLSTKELANAISKTQTSTEAWVHFYPSKEQQSQCDSCGEEGLNGDLVIVYDVHRKKSIGDLKKSDGYFVHHFAPSDLPRIPKNVVFVIDQSGSMYGRKIQQTREALLKILGDLAEDDHFGLITFDSSVSPWKEELLPANQKNLEAAKTFVQNIRERGATDINAAVLRGTDMLNRHLREGTASLLILLTDGDPTTGETNLETIHKNIKEAIDKKFPLYCLGFGMDVNFEFLEKMALENNGVGRRIYEDSDAALQLQGFYEEVATPLLTDVQMVYLGGANLTQANFSQYYNGSEIVVAGQITDNNIEEFTAEVIAISKSNKVTYSETIPTEEPITARSDSNLQRLWAYLTVKQLLDKEVQLSGNEKETVKKKILDLCLKYGFVTPLTSMVVTKPQGEESQVAHKPKEGETPTESKQNAQINFSQHTLPLPSYPSKKGPYGLRGGYIGSLTPLGGSYFSVTADYMDYDFPHNPTEITIKDIGQLLEGNLPTHSTKMTTTTVSPLIRFLLPAEGQALPLCYDIPVGLSLRLLKDPNNDCSMNGQLGQSDNAGYQKIVLHYRSDQHIDFDTTGITFNNGQNATYFSWSVNINIEKDSVSLILRDKEMDVTMGSTRVIIMLYERDGKVFLWPVLRQRPTGDNISGIMARPPVVYEEVQGTTIKLKIQDKEVDVSRASTVDLSVRSAPTVTCWLTPLQSALQGELADFTVSQL, encoded by the exons ATGATGGAGAGAGTTGCAGTGCGAGTTGGCCTCCTTGGGCTGCTGTTCGCCTGCGTTACTTCAGCACCAACCAATGTG AACAGGGACTGGGACATCTACAGCTTCCACATCAACTCCACAGTGACCAGTCGCTATGCAACCACTGTCATCACCAGTCGAGTGGCCAATCGGATCGACCAGTCAAAGGAAATTGAATTCCATGTCAAGATTCCCAAGAATGCCTTCATCAGTAAATTCAGaat gACCATTGAGGGAAAGACATATGATGGGGTTGTGAAACAGAAGGAGGAGGCCCAGCAGCAGTACACTCAGGCAGTGTCTCGTGGACAAAGTGCTGGTatagtcag TTCTGTGGGGAGGACCCTTGAGGAGTTTAAGACATCTGTGACTGTGGCTGCACTCAGTAAGGTGACCTTTGAACTCACATATGAGGAGCTGCTGAAACGTCGCCTGGGAAAGTATGAACTCTTGATCCACGCTCGACCCATGCAGCCTGTTGCTGATTTCAag ATTGATGTGTACATCAATGAACACCCAGGTATTAACATCCTGGAGATTAAAGGAGGGCTGAGCACCAAAGAGCTGGCTAATGCCATCTCCAAAACACAGACTTCAACTGAG GCTTGGGTCCATTTCTACCCCAGTAAGGAACAGCAGAGTCAGTGTGACAGCTGTGGAGAGGAGGGCCTGAACGGAGACCTGGTCATTGTCTATGACGTCCACAGGAAAAAGTCCATAGGAGACCTCAAG AAGTCAGATGGGTATTTTGTCCATCACTTTGCTCCCAGTGATCTACCACGCATTCCAAAGAATGTGGTCTTCGTCATCGATCAAAGTGGCTCCATGTATGGCAGGAAAATTCAGCAG ACCCGTGAGGCTTTGTTGAAGATCCTGGGAGACCTGGCGGAGGACGACCACTTCGGCCTGATTACATTTGACAGCTCAGTGTCTCCCTGGAAGGAAGAACTGCTTCCTGCCAATCAGAAAAACCTGGAGGCTGCCAAGACATTTGTACAAAATattagagagagaggag CCACTGACATCAATGCTGCGGTGTTGAGGGGCACAGACATGCTGAACCGACACCTCCGAGAGGGAACAGCCTCTCTCCTCATACTGCTCACTGATGGAGACCCAACCACag GTGAGACCAACCTGGAAACTATCCACAAGAACATAAAAGAAGCCATTGATAAGAAATTTCCGCTCTACTGTCTCGGTTTTGGAATGGATGTTAACTTTGAGTTCCTGGAGAAGATGGCGCTGGAAAACAACGGTGTGGGACGCAGAATATATGAGGACTCTGATGCTGCTCTGCAGCTGCAG GGCTTTTATGAAGAGGTGGCCACACCCCTACTGACAGATGTACAGATGGTGTATCTGGGTGGGGCTAACCTGACCCAGGCCAACTTCAGCCAATACTACAACGGCTCTGAGATTGTGGTAGCTGGCCAGATCACTGACAACAACATTGAGGAGTTCACAGCAGAGGTCATTGCCATATCG AAAAGCAACAAGGTGACGTACTCAGAGACAATACCAACAGAGGAGCCCATTACAGCCAGGTCAGACAGCAACCTTCAGAGGCTGTGGGCCTACCTGACTGTGAAGCAACTACTGGACAAAGA GGTGCAGTTGAGCGGTAATGAGAAAGAGACGGTTAAGAAGAAGATCCTGGATCTTTGTCTGAAGTACGGCTTTGTGACTCCTCTCACCTCCATGGTGGTCACCAAACCCCAGGGGGAGGAGTCCCAGGTGGCCCATAAGCCAAAGGAGGGAGAGACGCCCACCGAGTCAAAGCAAAACGCCCAAATAAATTTCAGCCAACACA CCTTACCCTTACCCAGCTATCCCAGCAAAAAAGGGCCCTATGGATTAAGAGGGGGGTACATTGGAAGTCTCACGCCCCTGGGAGGGTCATATTTCTCTG TTACAGCTGACTATATGGATTACGACTTTCCACATAATCCAACTGAAATTACTATAAAAG ATATAGGTCAATTATTGGAAGGCAATCTTCCAACTCATTCAACTAAAATGACAACTACAACAG tAAGTCCTCTTATTAGGTTCCTGTTGCCAGCTGAGGGTCAGGCCCTTCCACTGTGCTATGACATCCCTGTAGGTCTCTCACTCAGACTCCTAAAGGACCCCAACAACG ATTGTTCTATGAATGGTCAGCTTGGACAGTCAGACAATGCAGGCTATCAAAAGATTGTTCTCCATTACAGAAGTGATCAACATATTGATTTTGACACTACTGGCATCACCTTCAACAATGGACAGAATGCCACATATTTCTCCTGGAGTGTGAATATCAACATTGAAAAAGACAG TGTGTCTCTGATTCTACGGGACAAAGAGATGGACGTCACCATGGGGTCAACACGGGTCATCATCATGCTCTATGAGAGGGATGGAAAGGTGTTCCTGTGGCCCGTCCTGAGGCAGCGGCCAACAGGGGACAACATTTCTGGGATCATGG CCCGTCCACCTGTTGTCTATGAGGAAGTCCAGGGAACAACAATAAAACTTAAGATTCAGGACAAAGAAGTAGACGTCTCCAG ggcCTCTACTGTGGATCTCAGTGTTCGTTCTGCCCCCACCGTGACATGCTGGTTGACTCCACTTCAGTCTGCCCTACAGGGGGAGCTAGCTGACTTCACTGTATCGCAACTCTAA
- the LOC105028131 gene encoding inter-alpha-trypsin inhibitor heavy chain H3 isoform X4, with the protein MMERVAVRVGLLGLLFACVTSAPTNVNRDWDIYSFHINSTVTSRYATTVITSRVANRIDQSKEIEFHVKIPKNAFISKFRMTIEGKTYDGVVKQKEEAQQQYTQAVSRGQSAGIVSSVGRTLEEFKTSVTVAALSKVTFELTYEELLKRRLGKYELLIHARPMQPVADFKIDVYINEHPGINILEIKGGLSTKELANAISKTQTSTEAWVHFYPSKEQQSQCDSCGEEGLNGDLVIVYDVHRKKSIGDLKKSDGYFVHHFAPSDLPRIPKNVVFVIDQSGSMYGRKIQQTREALLKILGDLAEDDHFGLITFDSSVSPWKEELLPANQKNLEAAKTFVQNIRERGATDINAAVLRGTDMLNRHLREGTASLLILLTDGDPTTGETNLETIHKNIKEAIDKKFPLYCLGFGMDVNFEFLEKMALENNGVGRRIYEDSDAALQLQGFYEEVATPLLTDVQMVYLGGANLTQANFSQYYNGSEIVVAGQITDNNIEEFTAEVIAISKSNKVTYSETIPTEEPITARSDSNLQRLWAYLTVKQLLDKEVQLSGNEKETVKKKILDLCLKYGFVTPLTSMVVTKPQGEESQVAHKPKEGETPTESKQNAQINFSQHTLPLPSYPSKKGPYGLRGGYIGSLTPLGGSYFSAKILDGAGITEDIDSEVTADYMDYDFPHNPTEITIKVSPLIRFLLPAEGQALPLCYDIPVGLSLRLLKDPNNDCSMNGQLGQSDNAGYQKIVLHYRSDQHIDFDTTGITFNNGQNATYFSWSVNINIEKDSVSLILRDKEMDVTMGSTRVIIMLYERDGKVFLWPVLRQRPTGDNISGIMARPPVVYEEVQGTTIKLKIQDKEVDVSRASTVDLSVRSAPTVTCWLTPLQSALQGELADFTVSQL; encoded by the exons ATGATGGAGAGAGTTGCAGTGCGAGTTGGCCTCCTTGGGCTGCTGTTCGCCTGCGTTACTTCAGCACCAACCAATGTG AACAGGGACTGGGACATCTACAGCTTCCACATCAACTCCACAGTGACCAGTCGCTATGCAACCACTGTCATCACCAGTCGAGTGGCCAATCGGATCGACCAGTCAAAGGAAATTGAATTCCATGTCAAGATTCCCAAGAATGCCTTCATCAGTAAATTCAGaat gACCATTGAGGGAAAGACATATGATGGGGTTGTGAAACAGAAGGAGGAGGCCCAGCAGCAGTACACTCAGGCAGTGTCTCGTGGACAAAGTGCTGGTatagtcag TTCTGTGGGGAGGACCCTTGAGGAGTTTAAGACATCTGTGACTGTGGCTGCACTCAGTAAGGTGACCTTTGAACTCACATATGAGGAGCTGCTGAAACGTCGCCTGGGAAAGTATGAACTCTTGATCCACGCTCGACCCATGCAGCCTGTTGCTGATTTCAag ATTGATGTGTACATCAATGAACACCCAGGTATTAACATCCTGGAGATTAAAGGAGGGCTGAGCACCAAAGAGCTGGCTAATGCCATCTCCAAAACACAGACTTCAACTGAG GCTTGGGTCCATTTCTACCCCAGTAAGGAACAGCAGAGTCAGTGTGACAGCTGTGGAGAGGAGGGCCTGAACGGAGACCTGGTCATTGTCTATGACGTCCACAGGAAAAAGTCCATAGGAGACCTCAAG AAGTCAGATGGGTATTTTGTCCATCACTTTGCTCCCAGTGATCTACCACGCATTCCAAAGAATGTGGTCTTCGTCATCGATCAAAGTGGCTCCATGTATGGCAGGAAAATTCAGCAG ACCCGTGAGGCTTTGTTGAAGATCCTGGGAGACCTGGCGGAGGACGACCACTTCGGCCTGATTACATTTGACAGCTCAGTGTCTCCCTGGAAGGAAGAACTGCTTCCTGCCAATCAGAAAAACCTGGAGGCTGCCAAGACATTTGTACAAAATattagagagagaggag CCACTGACATCAATGCTGCGGTGTTGAGGGGCACAGACATGCTGAACCGACACCTCCGAGAGGGAACAGCCTCTCTCCTCATACTGCTCACTGATGGAGACCCAACCACag GTGAGACCAACCTGGAAACTATCCACAAGAACATAAAAGAAGCCATTGATAAGAAATTTCCGCTCTACTGTCTCGGTTTTGGAATGGATGTTAACTTTGAGTTCCTGGAGAAGATGGCGCTGGAAAACAACGGTGTGGGACGCAGAATATATGAGGACTCTGATGCTGCTCTGCAGCTGCAG GGCTTTTATGAAGAGGTGGCCACACCCCTACTGACAGATGTACAGATGGTGTATCTGGGTGGGGCTAACCTGACCCAGGCCAACTTCAGCCAATACTACAACGGCTCTGAGATTGTGGTAGCTGGCCAGATCACTGACAACAACATTGAGGAGTTCACAGCAGAGGTCATTGCCATATCG AAAAGCAACAAGGTGACGTACTCAGAGACAATACCAACAGAGGAGCCCATTACAGCCAGGTCAGACAGCAACCTTCAGAGGCTGTGGGCCTACCTGACTGTGAAGCAACTACTGGACAAAGA GGTGCAGTTGAGCGGTAATGAGAAAGAGACGGTTAAGAAGAAGATCCTGGATCTTTGTCTGAAGTACGGCTTTGTGACTCCTCTCACCTCCATGGTGGTCACCAAACCCCAGGGGGAGGAGTCCCAGGTGGCCCATAAGCCAAAGGAGGGAGAGACGCCCACCGAGTCAAAGCAAAACGCCCAAATAAATTTCAGCCAACACA CCTTACCCTTACCCAGCTATCCCAGCAAAAAAGGGCCCTATGGATTAAGAGGGGGGTACATTGGAAGTCTCACGCCCCTGGGAGGGTCATATTTCTCTG CAAAGATATTAGATGGAGCTGGAATAACAGAAGATATCGATTCAGAAG TTACAGCTGACTATATGGATTACGACTTTCCACATAATCCAACTGAAATTACTATAAAAG tAAGTCCTCTTATTAGGTTCCTGTTGCCAGCTGAGGGTCAGGCCCTTCCACTGTGCTATGACATCCCTGTAGGTCTCTCACTCAGACTCCTAAAGGACCCCAACAACG ATTGTTCTATGAATGGTCAGCTTGGACAGTCAGACAATGCAGGCTATCAAAAGATTGTTCTCCATTACAGAAGTGATCAACATATTGATTTTGACACTACTGGCATCACCTTCAACAATGGACAGAATGCCACATATTTCTCCTGGAGTGTGAATATCAACATTGAAAAAGACAG TGTGTCTCTGATTCTACGGGACAAAGAGATGGACGTCACCATGGGGTCAACACGGGTCATCATCATGCTCTATGAGAGGGATGGAAAGGTGTTCCTGTGGCCCGTCCTGAGGCAGCGGCCAACAGGGGACAACATTTCTGGGATCATGG CCCGTCCACCTGTTGTCTATGAGGAAGTCCAGGGAACAACAATAAAACTTAAGATTCAGGACAAAGAAGTAGACGTCTCCAG ggcCTCTACTGTGGATCTCAGTGTTCGTTCTGCCCCCACCGTGACATGCTGGTTGACTCCACTTCAGTCTGCCCTACAGGGGGAGCTAGCTGACTTCACTGTATCGCAACTCTAA